AAATCTTTGCCTTAATGCGACGGCCAAGCCTCTGAGGCCGCTAGGCATCTTTAGGGATGTGCACTTGGGAATTGATTGCCGAGTCACCGAAAAAGACGATGTATAGAATGCCTTAGAGATGTCAAACCACCACAGGTGGCCCTTGTGAGAGAAGGAGACTTCCATAGTGGTCCAGGGCACGACGCCGAGCCCATGtgcctaggaaaggaagaagatttCCACGGTAGTCCAGGGCACATCGCTAAGCCCAGTGAACCCCAATACCATCGTGCGCCAGTTTCTCGTCTCCGAGGAGTAGGAGCACAACTCTAGACACGTGGAGGGCCACACCATCTTTACACGGTGGGAGGATGACACCGGTGCTTGTGTTTGCGTCGAGCACCAACCCTCGGGCGTGAGTTTATTTGGTCTATGTGATGATCTACAGTGATATGGTGTTAACTGAGACGCTTTATCTTGTGTTCTGAAATTTTTGATCTAAACACGCGGGTGTTGTGCTATGAATCCTTCGGTATTCTATTAGGTAACTGTGGAGTGCTTAATTAGTTGCATAAACTTGTTATGGACAAGTCAATTTATATTACTTGTATGCAACTTTTTTTGCGTAAGAAACTTTCAATATATTCATCTTCAAACATGGCAATACAAAGAACACTAGAGGCAATAAAAATTACAACCAGGCGCGAGCCGAAGGCGTGCCGCCGTCATCGCCTCTCCCTCATCGGAGCAAATCTTGTTGTAGTAAACAGTCAGGAAGTTGTCATACTAAGGCCCTGTAAGACCAATGCACTAGTGCAGCAACCATCACCGATGAAGAAAGTCGTAGAACAGAAGGATCAAACCTGTAAACACCCAAACGAAGACGTACGAAGATCGGATCTAAACAAATCCACTGAAGACCAACACCGATCGAATCCCATGAGATCCTacgaagacacacctccacacgccctccgacgatACTAGACGCACTATCAGGACATAGATAGAACATGTGAGACATTTTTCCTACCGATGGACATCACCGCTGCCACACATCCCAACCAAGACGCTGGACCTAGAAAGAACAGGGGCCTTCTTGCCAGCTAGGGCCCGAGGTCCTTCACATCTCCATGGCCTAATGGCCATTGGAGATGGGGCGGACCGGCGTTGGTGCCGACAGGAGGAAAGTCTGAGATGTTTTCTTGTGAATCGTACTGGCTATTGATCCTGCTACTTGTATGCAAGTTGCTATTATGTTCAGTATATTAGCATTGCAACTGAATCTGTAGATGCAACGTTCCATATTGTTATTTTTCTGTTGGAAGCAACAAATCATTATCCCTTAAATGGTTGCTTTTGGCATCTGAATTATTCCCACAAGGATAGTCTCCTTTTTTATTTACTGTTGAGCTTTAAGTTACTACCTTTGCATTTTACTACTTCTATGAGTCTGGGCCCCACTAGAATGTTTTGTACATAAATTGCATAATCAAATTCACTGTACGAGCCAACTTTAAAAAAAAGTCACCGTATTAGTGGTTTGCTGAAGGCGAACATCAGTGGCTAATACAAAAACCTTGAGAAACAGAGACTGTATACAATTCCTTTCAAATCAAATCAGCTAAATGTCACACACACTTTCTTCCTACAGCTCCAAAACTCCAAGCATCCAAATAAAAACATGACTTATGGTCACACATTTCAAAAACTGGCTAAACATCCAGATTATTGGTGTTATAGCAGTTCTATCATTTACACTTATCATGGGAGATTCAAAATGGCATGCAAAGACTGATTATTATCCACCGCGTCGCTCCGCTTCCGCGTTATGGTCAGTTTGAGCAGCGCTCTGCTCCTTTGATTGCACCTCTTTGTCGTTCTTGTCAGCATCTTCTACCTGGGAATCTGTCATGGAATCTGATAACGAGCTCTCAGATGTTATGGCGCCAGAACATGCTTCGCCATCCTCTCCATGGAAGAACCTAGCCAGAGACAGGGCATTGTAGGTAGAGCTGGCTTTCTTGAGGCCCTCTATCGCTTTCATTGCTGCGAGTGTGCTTCGGTACACCTCTGAGGTTTCTGCGTCGCAAGATGAAGCTGGGTCACGACTAGCCGCATCATTGTGAGCCTGATGCTTTGAAGAGGAACCAGACTCGAGTACTTCATCTTCAACAGGGAAAAGGATTTCAAGATTAGCCTCACATTCTCGAACAAGTCTTGTTAACGGTCCCGTGGTGAAAAATGGTTGGTGGCGAGCTCGCTGAGTGAAAGGTAGGCTGAGCACGCCGCCTGTTCTTTTGTCATACTTCTTCAGTATCTTCACTAGCCCTGTATGCACCAAGTGTCATGATGTTAGCTAGAAAGCTTATTGTTGGTAGGACACTGAAGGTTGGCTAACTTGGTTTCATGTGCTCACCAGCAAAATTCAGGGAGCTGCAGGTCTGCAGAAGTATCATTTCGCCGTGGATAAGCACGAAATCTCTACGTATCTCTAACATTTCTTCAGTGAACTCAGTTTTGGATGTAAAAGCACCATTCTTCTTAGCTTTGACTCGCTCAATCCTCTCCTTTAGCACCTAGAGACAAGCAGACTGACGAGTGAAAATAAAAGAAATTGGTATACCACAACTACCTGCTACTGTACTACCTAAGCCCCTAAATAACCCATGTACAATAAACGAAAAATGCCAACAATGGGCAATAACATTCACAGATTGTGGGACTTCAAAAATAGGAAGGGAATCTCTCCCAAGCACTCATGAGAACCTTATCAAGAATGTCGCTTCATGTTGTTAGGACAATCATCTTCTCAACACCTCACATGTTATTAGATTCTAAAGATCCAACAACACCAGACAGTCTGTTACGTAAGGACAAAACCATGTGACAGTACAACGAAATAGATGATCTCAGCAGGAGGCTGAATCAAACGATTACGCCGGCGGTGCTCTTAGTTTGTTTTGTGTTGTGTTTTCCCTCTTTGTTCCCCTTTGTGTGTTGTCAGCGTGTGTTGTTTTTGCTTTATCTCTTCTCCCCTTGTGCCCCCTTGTACTTCTGGTTCACTTGAACCCTATCTTGCAAAAGGCTGCAAAGCCTTATAGGCAAAATGAATACAATTCAGGTGGNNNNNNNNNNNNNNNNNNNNNNNNNNNNNNNNNNNNNNNNNNNNNNNNNNNNNNNNNNNNNNNNNNNNNNNNNNNNNNNNNNNNNNNNNNNNNNNNNNNNNNNNNNNNNNNNNNNNNNNNNNNNNNNNNNNNNNNNNNNNNNNNNNNNNNNNNNNNNNNNNNNNNNNNNNNNNNNNNNNNNNNNNNNNNNNNNNNNNNNNNNNNNNNNNNNNNNNNNNNNNNNNNNNNNNNNNNNNNNNNNNNNNNNNNNNNNNNNNNNNNNNNNNNNNNNNNNNNNNNNNNNNNNNNNNNNNNNNNNNNNNNNNNNNNNNNNNNNNNNNNNNNNNNNNNNNNNNNNNNNNNNNNNNNCAAGAACTGAAGCATAAAGAGACTCTTTAGGCCTTTCACCAGAAAAGTTCAGAAGTATGGATTTACTACAGCCTGGAATGCTAAACCATCtaaactgctcagtcagctatgtgTGTGTGGTCCATAcacaaaaaaatactccctccgtcccatcatATAAGATGTCATTATAACAAATATGTGAGTATATCAGTTGTAatgacatcttatattatgggacagaggtatTAGTAAATTTACTTCTTTAGGCAAGGCCAAGTGCTGTTGTTTATATTGGTTTCGGGTCTCGGTTTACTAGAATTACTGGAAATGGGTTTGCTACTCACCTGTTACCAGTCACTGACATTTCAGCGGACTCTGCCTCATAATGAGCATTTGACAAACCTAAGTGGCAAACTATAAACTCCATTCTCATGCGAGTGGATTTGCTGATCAATCATATATGGGTCATTGGTAAACATGACATAATGACAACTACGTGACTGGAACCTTAATATGCCTAAGTCACTTTGGTCATGTTCGCTAAGCTTATGCAGAATGCTGACAATTTCAGGCCATCACTTAAATGGGGAGTATCACTGCACAGTAAAATTCAGAATACCGGATTTGACGGCTTTTCTGATCGATATAACCATAGCATAGAGAGCTTGCCCCTGTCATACAGAAAGGCGCATGTCCAAAGACCATGAACATACGCTTAAAATGCTAAATACCAGACAGTCTAATACTTAAAGATTAAACCGTGTCACAACAGGAGGCTCAGTCAAATGATCAGAAGTAGTATGCAGTCAAGAACTGTAGGTGACAGTGCAAGATACTTTCAAGTTCCAACAGGAGGTTCAGTCAAATGATCAGAACTAGTAATATGCAGTCAAGAACTGAAGCATAAAGAGACTGTTCAGATTTCAGCAGATAAGTTCAGAAGTATTTTTTTTTAACTAGTCTGAAATGTTAAACGATCTAGACTGCTCAATCAGCTATGCTTTTTATGATCCATAAAAAAGGGTAAATTGAGTTCTTCGGGCAAGGCCAAGTGCTGTCGTTTATATTGGTTTGGGGTCTCGATTTACAAGAATTATTGGAACTGGATTTGCTACTCACCTAGTTAAGTTCAGAAGTTGGATATGATTAGTTTTAGAACAGCATGAAATGTTAAACGATCTAGACTGCTCAATCAGCTATCCTTGTATGATCCATAGAAAAAAGGTAAATTCAGTTTTTCGGGCAAGGCCAGGTGCTGTTGTTTACATTGGTTTGGGGTCTCGGTTTACAAGAATTGTTGGGACTGGATTTGCTACTCACCTAGTCACCTGTAACAGACATTTAAGCAAACTCGGCCACAATGAGCACTGAACAAACCTCAGTGGCAGCTTTAAACTCCATTATCGTGCGGATGTTCACTAATCACATATGAGTCATTGGTTAAACGTGACATAATGACATCTGCATAGCTGGAGCCTTAATATAGCCTAAGTCGTGTTGAGCATGTTCTAAGCCTATGTGCAGTGCTGACATTTTCAGGCCATTTCACTTAACAGGGGGAGTATCACTGGAGAACTAAATTCAGAGTACCAGGTTTGATGGCTTTTCTGATGGATAGTCAGAGAGTGATTGCCTGCCCCTGTCGTACAGAAAGGCGCATCCCATCGATTTCGCCTATAATGAACATATAAACAGTAACATTTTATCCACCTAAGTTACTATGACAAGAAACCAGACAAGCCCAGTTTGCAGCTGCAATTAAAGGCATCACAAGCGGCCAATTACTACTCCTTGGCCGAACGAAATCATGGTTTAATGCTGTCACTGATTCATCACTACTATCCAAAAAAATTCTTGTAGACATCCTAAACTCGAGAGATTCACATGTGGCGGCCAATTTCATTCCCCGGCACGGCACAGAACAAAAATCCCCACGATCCAAGTCCGGGCCCACGACGGTCCTACCTAGACTCCGTCCCGCACGCGTCGGCGCGGGCGTCGCGGCGGCGAGAAGATGACGGGTGCAGGCAGGGGGGCAGGGCGGAGGcgggagagaggaaggggaaggGTTGGGTGGGGTACCTGGAGGCGGATGACGTACCACTCCTCCCTCTCCATGTAGAAGTCGTTGAGCTTGTGGAGCTCGACGTCGAGGATCCGGGCGAACCAGTCCCCGAGGCCGCCGTCGCCGTGCCCGGCCGGGGGcaggggcggcgggggcggcggctggTCGGCGTCGGGCGGCAGCGTCTTGATGAGCTTCTTGAGCGCCTTGTAGGCGAGGTACTTGTCCTTCCAGTCCGGCAGCGTGCCCTCCAGGTGGCTCCGGAAATCCTTGCCGAACTTCATCTCCCCTCCCCTCCGCCGCGGCGCGAGAGTTCCAAGGAAGGATCGGAGGATGCCGTGGCCGATGGAGGAGAGGGGTATGAGGAGGAAGAAggtggggagggagggaggcgggcCGGGCCGGCCAGGGTGGGCGGGCGGATGATTGGGGCGTGGGTCGCTGTCGGGCGGGCCCGGTGGGCCCGGGGGGGTTATTCGGCCTCGGTGGGCGCCTCGCGTCGCGTGGGTCCCTTTCCTTGCCGTCGTCTCGTCTCGTCTCGTTCCGCTTGGCTGATGCCGCCGCCGGTCGCCGCTTCGGCGTTAAAAAAACATTCGGGTTTTGTTTGGGCCCTAGTACTACGTCGGCTTTGGCCCTTGGATTCGATGATATTCctaaatgaaaaacaaaaaaacagaggAATCTCTTTTACGAAACAGAGGCCACGTGATTGGGGAATTTCAGAACAAAACGGTGAGCTAGTTGTCAAAAACACGGGCGGCTTCGATTAGACCAAACACAAGAGAGAGAAATCATAACAAGCCCACAGAAACCGCTTCAAACCACGGGCGATGGGAAGCCAGCCATTTCGACGGTTTCGTCCCAGCGAGCGGACGCCTCGATCCACCCAACCAGGTCGAGGTCGGGTTGGCATCCGTACCCAAAGCTCATTTCTGTTGTATTCGACAACTATTCTCTGGTCGGATATACATACTAATACTTGATACATCCTTATTTAGACAAATATAAAACaaattggagtagttaggaggactgTGGTACCTTCAATCCGGCATGGGTCAACGATCTCAAGACCCACCGGGGCGGACTCTTAAATATGCTCATAGGGATAGGATCTGCATGCGTGCGTTCATAAGGATGAGTGTACATATGCATTTGTGAGTGCTTGTGTCTATACTGTGTTCCTAAGAAAagttaatttttattttttttagaaaatcatATGACTTTTGTGGCATGCAATGTATTAAAAAAATAGGTGTGTAGATTGTTTCTTTTTTTGAGACAGCTGGTTGCATACATTAATTGGTAGAAATAACATCAAAGAATACTTCCACCGTCTGATTCGATAGTCTCCGTTGTACTTTATGCCAAAGTTTAACAATATATTTAACTAGCAAAGTATAATTGACATGTCAAGAAACAATATTATTGGATCTAACAATACAAATTTTGTGGCACATACTCGTCATACCTATGATCAAAGtgacatcatgttgatgtcatCAGTGATGTGGTGGCAGATGGAGCCGTCTAGTCGTAACCTTTTTTTCTTTTGCAAAATTCATCTTAGTCAGATCCTAGTATGTTTTAACACTTCACATCCATGGGCCCGTCTTTCGTTGAGAACAATAAGGAAGATGTGAGCCAATCAACGCAAATGCACTAGAAATAAAAGATACACTAGAAGTAAAAGGACAAAAGATGATATTCTGTCACAAGATCGGCCGGCCGTGTTCTGGTGTGTGTAATGGGCGTGGGTCTTTTTTTTACTTGCCAGCCTACCCCGCGAGCCGAAACATGTACTTCTACTCCCTACTGTGAACTGAGTGTACCTTACTAGGTGCTTAGGTTTCTTGTGGTAGAACCAACCCAGCAGGATTCAAGTACTAGAATTGGCATTGATGGTCgcatttttctagatttatttcaggTCTTTCGACAATGTGTGTTCAGTGGAAGGAGACGATCCCTCGACTGCGAAGCCATCCGTGACAAT
Above is a window of Triticum dicoccoides isolate Atlit2015 ecotype Zavitan chromosome 5B, WEW_v2.0, whole genome shotgun sequence DNA encoding:
- the LOC119312617 gene encoding SPX domain-containing protein 4-like; translation: MKFGKDFRSHLEGTLPDWKDKYLAYKALKKLIKTLPPDADQPPPPPPLPPAGHGDGGLGDWFARILDVELHKLNDFYMEREEWYVIRLQVLKERIERVKAKKNGAFTSKTEFTEEMLEIRRDFVLIHGEMILLQTCSSLNFAGLVKILKKYDKRTGGVLSLPFTQRARHQPFFTTGPLTRLVRECEANLEILFPVEDEVLESGSSSKHQAHNDAASRDPASSCDAETSEVYRSTLAAMKAIEGLKKASSTYNALSLARFFHGEDGEACSGAITSESSLSDSMTDSQVEDADKNDKEVQSKEQSAAQTDHNAEAERRGG